In Deferribacteraceae bacterium V6Fe1, one genomic interval encodes:
- a CDS encoding ABC transporter substrate-binding protein, with amino-acid sequence MKFLKWILSVSAAFILSINICYAYDRVIILSPAAADIFIKLGLNDKVVGVTKHVNGFENAIKVGSHLKPNLELILSLKPDFIIYSNNKFISDYLKSLENIKTYEYDPTNVNEIFENIKTIASIMNVSEKGEALINQLKHKLTNLKEPKRTAKVIYEITQAPYIVAGKNSVISDIIEKAGGINIINIDKKLIKFSVEKTISLKPDIYIYQIGPMNKNPTPPKDRIGFKDMDSVFIQVNELTFSRANTKTIDAILYLNNIFYKWSLQ; translated from the coding sequence ATGAAGTTTTTGAAGTGGATTTTAAGTGTATCAGCGGCTTTTATTTTGTCGATTAATATATGTTATGCATACGACAGGGTAATTATTTTATCCCCTGCTGCTGCTGATATATTTATTAAACTTGGACTTAACGATAAAGTTGTGGGGGTTACAAAGCACGTAAATGGATTTGAAAATGCAATTAAGGTTGGCTCACATCTAAAACCTAATTTAGAGCTGATTCTATCTCTAAAACCGGACTTTATCATATATTCTAATAACAAATTTATCTCTGATTATCTGAAAAGTTTAGAAAATATCAAGACATATGAATATGATCCGACAAATGTTAATGAAATATTTGAAAATATTAAGACAATTGCCTCCATAATGAATGTATCCGAAAAAGGTGAGGCACTTATAAATCAGCTAAAGCATAAATTAACTAATTTGAAAGAACCTAAAAGAACAGCAAAGGTTATCTACGAAATAACACAAGCACCATATATCGTGGCAGGGAAGAATAGCGTAATCTCCGATATAATAGAAAAAGCCGGTGGAATAAATATAATAAATATCGATAAAAAGCTCATTAAATTTTCAGTAGAAAAAACGATTTCATTGAAACCTGATATTTATATCTATCAGATTGGACCTATGAATAAGAATCCTACTCCTCCAAAAGATAGAATCGGTTTTAAAGATATGGATTCTGTGTTTATACAGGTAAATGAGCTTACTTTTTCAAGAGCCAATACAAAAACCATCGATGCCATATTATATCTTAACAATATTTTTTATAAATGGAGTTTACAATGA
- the cobA gene encoding uroporphyrinogen-III C-methyltransferase — MRKLIIIGAGLGDDLIALKGLHKLKEADLILYDRLVDNKLIESIDCEKIYVGKIPYKPSCSQCQINSLIEKALLENKTVVRLKSGDASIYSRSLEEIEIARKCNALVEIIPGITTISHFVAKIETALTARDVSSGVVFITGHKKDSELDKAYNWKAIVDLNMSIVVYMGVKNFLKILNSLVANGLNKNTPVAIGERLEYEDEQIIISNVDNLLCNKPKIKFPAIMLIGEVVRFSNLFSNSYSLKSEVCVKCKK; from the coding sequence ATGAGAAAACTCATAATAATCGGGGCAGGACTGGGTGATGATTTAATAGCTTTAAAAGGTTTGCATAAACTTAAAGAAGCTGATCTTATTTTGTATGATAGATTAGTTGATAACAAATTGATAGAAAGTATTGATTGCGAAAAAATATATGTAGGTAAAATACCCTACAAACCAAGCTGTTCTCAATGTCAAATAAACAGTTTGATAGAAAAAGCACTTTTAGAAAATAAAACAGTTGTTAGATTAAAAAGTGGTGATGCATCAATTTATTCAAGAAGCCTTGAGGAAATTGAAATAGCAAGAAAATGTAATGCATTGGTTGAAATTATTCCAGGGATTACTACAATCTCACACTTTGTTGCAAAAATAGAAACAGCTCTTACGGCAAGAGATGTCTCATCCGGTGTGGTTTTTATTACAGGTCATAAAAAAGATTCGGAACTTGATAAAGCTTACAACTGGAAAGCTATTGTAGATTTGAATATGAGCATTGTGGTCTACATGGGAGTTAAGAATTTTTTAAAAATACTAAACTCATTAGTAGCAAACGGACTTAATAAAAATACACCTGTAGCAATAGGTGAGAGGTTGGAATATGAAGACGAACAAATTATAATATCAAATGTTGATAACTTACTTTGTAACAAGCCAAAAATTAAATTTCCTGCAATTATGCTTATTGGAGAAGTGGTAAGATTTTCTAATTTGTTTTCAAATAGTTACTCATTAAAAAGTGAGGTATGTGTAAAATGCAAAAAATGA
- a CDS encoding ABC transporter ATP-binding protein, with translation MNIIEIQNLKAKVGDFVLKINNLSLKKGKKVGLLGENGAGKSTLLDIIGGINKSFDGQLNILEKDINTYNPIELANIISYLPQFSEIIFGYNVFDSVLFGRYPKTAGKYTDCDYEKTSEWLKALDIYHLKYRKFNELSGGEKKRVMLARVLNQDTEIILLDEPFAMLDVKHMQTIKETLSNLNKSIILSSHDLNILKSLVDEVVFLKKGELFCQISIDELNEEILNEVFEVDFKCISGFYFVD, from the coding sequence ATGAATATTATCGAGATACAAAATTTAAAGGCTAAAGTAGGAGATTTTGTTTTAAAAATTAATAATCTCTCACTAAAAAAAGGGAAAAAAGTTGGATTATTGGGGGAAAATGGTGCAGGGAAAAGCACATTATTGGATATCATTGGCGGAATAAACAAAAGCTTTGACGGTCAACTTAATATATTAGAAAAAGACATTAATACCTATAACCCCATAGAGCTTGCTAATATTATATCTTATTTGCCACAATTTTCTGAAATTATATTCGGATATAATGTTTTTGACTCTGTTCTTTTTGGAAGATATCCAAAAACGGCCGGGAAATATACGGATTGTGATTATGAGAAAACTTCTGAGTGGTTAAAAGCGCTTGATATATATCATTTGAAATACAGAAAGTTTAATGAGCTATCCGGTGGTGAGAAAAAACGAGTAATGCTTGCAAGGGTCTTAAATCAAGATACTGAAATTATTTTATTAGATGAGCCTTTTGCAATGCTTGATGTAAAACATATGCAAACTATTAAAGAAACTTTAAGTAATCTTAATAAAAGTATTATTTTGTCGTCTCACGATTTGAATATTTTAAAAAGTCTTGTGGATGAAGTGGTTTTTTTGAAAAAAGGTGAGCTTTTTTGCCAAATAAGCATTGATGAATTAAATGAGGAGATTCTAAATGAAGTTTTTGAAGTGGATTTTAAGTGTATCAGCGGCTTTTATTTTGTCGATTAA